From Candidatus Paceibacterota bacterium, the proteins below share one genomic window:
- a CDS encoding DUF1080 domain-containing protein produces MMNCCLTRGYCSLMLLIATASVVSAAPVNQLAPKEKAAGWKLLFDGKSTQGWRSFKKETFPEKGWVVEEGWLHCLGKGGGNKGGGDIVTDAEFTDFELKWEWKLAPAGNSGLKYFVLETRNEALGHEYQMIDDERATGVDEGNRKQLTASFYAVLAPSNTPIKPAGEVNSSRILVRGNHAEHWLNGVKVLEYECGSETIKAGVAASKFKDKSGFGDKVRGRILLQDHTCKAWFRNVKIRELSGAP; encoded by the coding sequence ATGATGAATTGTTGCCTGACGAGGGGTTACTGCTCCCTGATGTTGTTGATTGCCACCGCTTCCGTGGTTTCGGCAGCGCCCGTCAACCAGCTTGCCCCTAAAGAGAAGGCCGCCGGGTGGAAGCTGCTCTTCGACGGCAAGTCCACCCAGGGCTGGCGCAGCTTCAAGAAGGAGACGTTCCCGGAAAAGGGCTGGGTGGTGGAGGAGGGCTGGCTGCATTGCCTGGGCAAAGGCGGCGGCAACAAGGGCGGCGGGGACATCGTCACGGATGCCGAGTTCACCGACTTCGAGTTGAAATGGGAATGGAAACTGGCTCCGGCAGGCAACAGCGGTCTGAAGTATTTCGTCCTGGAAACGCGGAACGAGGCGCTGGGCCACGAATACCAGATGATTGATGACGAGCGCGCGACAGGTGTGGATGAAGGCAATCGCAAGCAGCTTACGGCATCGTTCTACGCCGTGCTGGCGCCGTCCAACACCCCCATCAAGCCGGCGGGCGAGGTTAACTCGTCGCGGATTCTCGTCAGAGGAAACCACGCCGAGCACTGGCTAAATGGCGTCAAGGTGCTCGAATACGAGTGCGGCAGCGAGACGATCAAGGCCGGCGTGGCGGCCAGCAAGTTCAAGGACAAGAGCGGCTTTGGCGACAAGGTCAGGGGGCGCATTCTGCTGCAGGACCACACCTGCAAAGCCTGGTTTCGGAATGTGAAGATCCGCGAACTGTCTGGAGCGCCGTAG
- a CDS encoding YkgJ family cysteine cluster protein: MTKLYNAAATELCSACGLCCNGVIFANLALRPGDNIPRLQSLGLPVRSTRAASRPPHLAQPCAAFDGCHCRIYSERPEYCVEFECVLLKNVKAGRTEPAAALRTINTARDRADKVRRLLKAMGDTDVHLPLSVRFRRAGKRLIGRDVDEETADTYSQLTLAVHDLNLLLADAFYPGNTQPRSNSAVVGTASALLCAALILFAAKGHAAADQVELKNGDRYVGQVLSLNTNSIVLQSEVLGTLRLPRNKVAGITLGPNAASNSPAPPLPSSARRSAPGPANANATSHSTPLLQGLSMSTNLIRQVQQQFLSGAGPEANDKFNELLGGLISGELTVDDVRAQAKTAADQLRALQREGGDEAGLATDAYLGILDHFLKETAPSGPVTNASGPSQNSKTRLAHPGQ, encoded by the coding sequence ATGACGAAGCTCTACAACGCGGCTGCGACGGAGTTGTGTTCCGCCTGCGGGCTATGCTGCAATGGCGTCATCTTCGCCAACCTCGCGTTGCGCCCTGGTGACAATATCCCTCGGCTTCAATCGCTCGGCCTCCCAGTCCGCAGCACGCGTGCGGCATCGCGCCCGCCGCACCTGGCTCAGCCTTGCGCCGCCTTCGATGGCTGCCACTGCCGCATTTACTCCGAACGCCCCGAATACTGCGTCGAATTCGAGTGTGTCCTTCTCAAGAACGTGAAGGCAGGCCGCACTGAACCTGCCGCTGCGCTGCGGACCATCAACACCGCCCGTGACCGCGCCGACAAAGTACGCCGGCTGCTCAAAGCCATGGGGGACACCGATGTACACCTGCCCCTCAGCGTCCGTTTCCGACGTGCCGGCAAACGGCTCATCGGGCGCGATGTGGACGAAGAAACCGCGGACACATATTCTCAGTTAACGCTCGCGGTCCACGATCTCAACTTGCTGCTGGCCGACGCATTCTATCCAGGAAACACGCAACCCCGGTCAAACTCTGCCGTTGTGGGAACAGCGAGCGCGTTGCTTTGCGCCGCGTTGATTTTGTTTGCCGCCAAAGGCCACGCTGCGGCCGACCAGGTGGAACTCAAGAATGGAGACCGCTACGTTGGGCAGGTCCTGTCCCTTAATACCAATAGCATCGTTCTCCAAAGCGAGGTGCTGGGCACGCTGCGGCTGCCGCGCAACAAGGTGGCGGGGATTACACTAGGCCCGAATGCGGCGAGCAACTCCCCTGCCCCGCCATTGCCCTCCAGCGCGCGACGGTCCGCACCTGGCCCCGCGAATGCCAACGCGACATCCCATTCGACACCTCTGCTCCAGGGATTGAGCATGAGTACCAATCTGATTCGGCAGGTGCAGCAGCAATTCCTCAGTGGTGCCGGCCCGGAAGCGAACGATAAGTTCAATGAGCTGTTGGGGGGCCTGATAAGCGGCGAATTGACCGTGGATGATGTCCGCGCCCAAGCCAAGACCGCCGCGGATCAATTGCGTGCGCTCCAACGTGAAGGTGGAGACGAGGCTGGTCTTGCGACCGATGCTTACCTGGGAATCCTCGATCACTTCCTCAAGGAAACCGCACCGTCGGGTCCGGTGACTAACGCATCTGGTCCCTCGCAGAATTCCAAAACCAGGCTCGCTCATCCGGGGCAGTGA
- a CDS encoding heavy metal-associated domain-containing protein, which produces MEAGEHRHGAPELVTRELTVAGMGCDNCVRKLERAFRAREGVKEVRIDGIAGHVTVTFDRTRVTIPELQALVVKSGYRAGAVET; this is translated from the coding sequence ATGGAAGCCGGCGAACATCGGCACGGCGCACCCGAATTGGTGACACGTGAGCTCACAGTAGCCGGAATGGGCTGCGATAACTGCGTCCGAAAACTCGAACGGGCATTCCGTGCCCGCGAGGGCGTGAAGGAAGTGCGCATTGACGGCATTGCCGGGCACGTGACAGTGACCTTCGACCGCACCAGGGTCACCATCCCGGAACTGCAGGCCCTGGTCGTCAAAAGCGGGTATCGCGCCGGCGCCGTCGAGACATAG
- a CDS encoding gfo/Idh/MocA family oxidoreductase: MQDQTPVPSAIQSVNLSRREFLARGSAVAATSALAGVSLPWVHAAENSTIRLALIGCGGRGSGAVADAFDSSFGPVKLTVMADLFQNRLDRALQTLSEKFTDRVDVPPDRRFVGFDAYRKAIDCLRPGDVAMLTGYSAFRPMQLEYAVEKGINVFMEKSFAPDAPGLRRLLKAGEAAEKKNLKIAAGLQCRHSRNRQELVKRMRDGELGEIQLIRAYRMQPVGWLGKKPADEKELFWQIRNFVHFIWVSGGLFAEMNIHQIDEICWIKGAWPVSAHGIGGRAANNTDCSQNLDSLNIEWTFADGTKALDVVRWLPKCYEEFATFIHGTKCAAHFSGPGHQGNVFTYKDQRCASDNIAWRAPKEEVTPWQAEWNALLEAIRKNKPHNETQRAAMSNIADLMGRAAVHTGQVITWDQMMASNFQFCPNIDQLTADSQPPIHPDAQGRYPTPVPGQWTEV, encoded by the coding sequence ATGCAAGATCAAACACCTGTCCCTTCAGCCATACAATCGGTCAACCTCTCTCGCCGTGAGTTTCTGGCGCGCGGCAGCGCGGTCGCCGCCACTTCCGCCTTGGCCGGCGTAAGCCTGCCTTGGGTCCACGCCGCCGAGAACAGCACCATCCGCCTGGCCCTGATCGGATGCGGTGGGCGCGGCAGTGGCGCGGTCGCGGACGCCTTCGACTCCTCGTTTGGTCCGGTCAAGCTGACCGTCATGGCGGACCTGTTTCAGAATCGTTTGGATAGGGCCCTGCAAACCCTCAGCGAGAAATTCACAGATCGCGTGGACGTCCCCCCGGACCGCCGCTTTGTTGGCTTCGATGCCTACCGCAAGGCGATTGACTGTCTCCGTCCGGGCGACGTCGCCATGCTCACTGGTTATTCGGCCTTCCGCCCGATGCAGCTCGAATATGCCGTCGAAAAGGGGATCAACGTCTTCATGGAGAAGTCCTTCGCCCCTGACGCGCCAGGGCTACGGCGCCTGCTGAAGGCCGGGGAGGCTGCGGAGAAGAAGAACCTCAAGATCGCAGCGGGCCTGCAGTGCCGACATTCGCGCAATCGCCAGGAACTCGTAAAGCGCATGCGGGATGGCGAACTGGGTGAGATCCAACTCATCCGGGCGTACCGCATGCAGCCGGTGGGCTGGCTCGGGAAGAAGCCGGCAGACGAGAAAGAGCTGTTTTGGCAGATTCGGAATTTCGTGCACTTCATCTGGGTCTCGGGTGGCCTTTTTGCCGAGATGAATATCCACCAGATTGATGAGATCTGCTGGATCAAGGGCGCGTGGCCCGTCAGCGCCCACGGCATCGGGGGCAGGGCGGCCAACAACACCGACTGCAGCCAGAACCTGGACTCGCTCAACATTGAATGGACTTTTGCCGACGGAACTAAAGCCCTCGATGTCGTCCGTTGGCTGCCCAAGTGCTACGAGGAATTCGCCACCTTTATCCACGGCACCAAGTGCGCCGCGCATTTCTCCGGCCCGGGCCATCAGGGCAACGTGTTTACCTACAAGGACCAGCGCTGCGCGTCGGACAACATCGCGTGGCGCGCGCCGAAGGAGGAGGTTACTCCCTGGCAGGCTGAATGGAACGCCCTGCTGGAGGCCATTCGTAAGAACAAGCCGCACAACGAGACCCAACGCGCTGCGATGTCGAACATTGCCGATCTCATGGGCCGAGCCGCTGTTCATACGGGTCAGGTCATCACTTGGGACCAGATGATGGCCTCCAACTTCCAGTTCTGCCCGAACATTGACCAACTCACCGCAGACAGCCAACCACCCATCCACCCCGATGCCCAGGGTCGTTACCCCACCCCGGTGCCCGGGCAGTGGACAGAGGTCTGA
- a CDS encoding YbaK/EbsC family protein — protein sequence MPVKTLKQFLNDEKIKYVCIIHSTAYTAQEVAASAHIPGKELAKTVIVQLDGETAMAVLPANRKVVLQDLREVTGADQVKLVPEDEFKKRFPDCEIGAMPPFGNLYGMEVFVAAALAANAEIAFNAGSHTEVIKLAYSDFERLVHPKVVSFTT from the coding sequence ATGCCAGTCAAGACATTGAAACAGTTTCTCAACGACGAAAAGATCAAGTACGTCTGCATCATTCACTCGACCGCCTACACGGCACAAGAGGTGGCCGCCTCGGCGCACATTCCCGGCAAGGAACTTGCCAAGACGGTGATTGTGCAACTCGACGGCGAGACAGCGATGGCGGTTTTGCCCGCCAACCGCAAGGTCGTCTTACAGGACCTGCGGGAAGTCACCGGGGCCGACCAGGTCAAATTGGTGCCGGAAGACGAATTCAAGAAGAGGTTCCCCGATTGCGAGATTGGGGCGATGCCGCCGTTCGGGAATCTCTACGGGATGGAGGTGTTCGTCGCGGCCGCTCTGGCGGCGAATGCGGAGATCGCCTTCAACGCCGGGTCGCACACGGAAGTCATCAAACTGGCCTACAGCGACTTCGAGCGGCTCGTCCACCCCAAGGTGGTCAGCTTCACGACTTGA
- a CDS encoding fucose isomerase gives MKTTKPLAPKRTYLVCSGDLRLAANLQCWPVQARMEAALARALKAEGWTVVRAHRVDPEKRHGFIDSQKMGIEVFRKLDPTAPVIVAESVWQYSHHVLPGLTTHRGPILTIANWSGTYPGLVGMLNLNASLTKAGVRYSTLWSANFKDEFFRSGLRQWLQEGVVSHDQSHVKDLTLLKLPLADEQFGKRAARRFRDQKAIMGVFDEGCMGMFNAIIPDELLHPTGIFKERLSQSTLFAAMQQVSDAEARGVLNWLLRKGMTFNWGRKAETQLTEAQTLQQCKMYVAAVRLADEFGCAAVGIQYQQGLKDLAPASDLVEGLLNNVDRPPVKASKSSRVLFAKEAIPHFNEVDECAGLDGLVTYRLWRELGFAPENTLHDVRWGEHYRGDGVNDYVWVLLISGAVPPAHFAGGYRGATSERQPPMFFRLGGGTIKGVSKPGRIVWSRVFVMDGKLHCDLGVGKAVKLPEKETQRRWRETNPQWPIMHAVFDGVTRDQMMARHKANHVQVVYAPSTKQAHRACRIKAAMLAELGVEVHLCGDVELD, from the coding sequence ATGAAGACCACCAAACCACTCGCCCCCAAGCGCACTTACCTCGTTTGCAGCGGTGATCTGCGCCTGGCAGCAAACCTCCAATGTTGGCCCGTGCAAGCCAGGATGGAAGCCGCCCTTGCCAGGGCCCTCAAAGCGGAAGGCTGGACTGTCGTGCGTGCCCATCGGGTAGATCCGGAGAAGCGGCACGGCTTCATTGATTCGCAGAAGATGGGCATCGAAGTGTTCCGCAAGCTGGACCCCACCGCCCCGGTAATCGTCGCCGAGTCGGTCTGGCAATACAGCCATCACGTCCTGCCCGGCTTGACGACACATCGCGGCCCAATCCTGACAATCGCCAACTGGAGCGGGACCTACCCCGGCCTGGTGGGAATGTTAAACCTCAACGCCTCGCTGACCAAAGCCGGCGTGCGCTACAGCACGCTTTGGAGTGCGAACTTCAAGGACGAGTTCTTCCGCAGTGGCCTCCGGCAGTGGCTGCAAGAGGGGGTGGTGAGCCATGACCAAAGCCACGTAAAGGACCTGACCCTGCTCAAATTGCCGCTCGCTGACGAGCAGTTCGGCAAGCGTGCTGCGCGGCGGTTTCGAGATCAGAAGGCAATCATGGGCGTATTTGATGAAGGCTGCATGGGCATGTTCAACGCGATTATCCCGGACGAACTGCTGCACCCGACCGGGATTTTCAAGGAACGGCTCAGCCAATCCACCCTGTTTGCCGCTATGCAACAGGTGAGTGACGCGGAGGCGCGCGGCGTGCTGAACTGGCTGCTCAGGAAAGGCATGACCTTCAACTGGGGCCGCAAGGCGGAGACGCAGTTGACCGAAGCACAGACCTTGCAGCAGTGCAAGATGTATGTCGCCGCGGTCCGGCTTGCGGACGAATTCGGCTGCGCCGCGGTGGGCATTCAGTACCAGCAGGGCCTGAAAGATCTCGCCCCGGCGAGCGACCTGGTCGAGGGCTTGTTGAACAACGTGGACCGGCCGCCGGTCAAGGCGTCCAAGTCCAGCCGTGTGTTGTTTGCGAAGGAGGCCATCCCACACTTCAACGAAGTGGATGAGTGCGCCGGCCTGGATGGGCTGGTGACCTACCGGCTCTGGCGCGAGTTGGGCTTTGCGCCCGAGAACACGTTGCATGACGTCCGCTGGGGCGAGCACTACCGTGGCGACGGCGTCAACGACTATGTCTGGGTTTTGCTCATTTCCGGCGCCGTGCCGCCCGCCCATTTCGCCGGTGGTTACCGAGGCGCCACGAGCGAACGCCAGCCGCCGATGTTCTTCCGCCTAGGAGGCGGCACCATCAAGGGCGTATCCAAGCCTGGTCGTATCGTTTGGAGCCGCGTGTTTGTCATGGATGGCAAGCTGCACTGCGACCTGGGCGTCGGCAAGGCCGTCAAACTGCCGGAGAAGGAGACTCAACGTCGCTGGCGCGAAACCAATCCCCAATGGCCCATCATGCACGCGGTGTTTGACGGCGTGACGCGTGATCAGATGATGGCGCGGCACAAGGCAAATCACGTTCAGGTGGTTTATGCGCCCAGCACCAAACAGGCCCACCGCGCCTGCCGGATCAAGGCGGCGATGCTCGCCGAACTTGGCGTCGAGGTGCATTTGTGCGGAGACGTCGAATTGGACTAG